The following coding sequences lie in one Notolabrus celidotus isolate fNotCel1 chromosome 20, fNotCel1.pri, whole genome shotgun sequence genomic window:
- the asb16 gene encoding ankyrin repeat and SOCS box protein 16: MSKETFPFSSTSLRHMRLEKEFQEWEDARQELAHRRAMTRAPLPRAPRPPPKQQGQRLQEVRAPPPQVRCRDTAIHNTFMCGDMKGVYAVLRDPGMVNALMETVHEEMVWAPELGMWTLSSKVKQTSALRLAASRGHTGCVEELLFRDAEVNADPGGSTALHDACIGGHTVCVQLLLSHGADPEVLSADGSAPLHLSTTAQSFQCAELLLQKGAEINVRSRESRLTPLHLAARRGLEEHVELFLNHGADVLATNQEGETPLNAACSGAERPSEAGQYLRVIQNLLGAGADPRTAGKKKHTPLHNACANCCPRVAEILLQHGAWADVSNSAGYTPMDCLLQVVEDYPDQQPEAIAQSLLNHGAKPVSPTMLKQCVLSPATLEVMLNSYTSIPPCEWMDSLCTEIYEEHRSFFDLVRQQSGQPRSLQHLCRCVLRLNFGARCHSVISKLDIPSSVRGYLLLCSDGTLQ, translated from the exons ATGTCAAAGGAAACATTTCCCTTCTCTTCTACCTCACTGCGGCATATGAGGCTGGAGAAAGAGTTCCAGGAGTGGGAAGATGCTCGGCAAGAGTTGGCTCACAGGAGAGCCATGACCAGGGCCCCTCTTCCCCGGGCTCCCAGACCTCCTCCAAAACAGCAGGGGCAGCGCCTCCAGGAGGTACGGGCCCCTCCACCTCAGGTCCGGTGCAGAGACACAGCCATTCACAACACCTTCATGTGTGGGGATATGAAGGGAGTGTATGCAGTGCTGCGGGACCCTGGGATGGTGAACGCTCTGATGGAAACTGTGCACGAGGAGATGGTGTGGGCTCCAGAACTGG GCATGTGGACTCTCAGCTCCAAGGTCAAGCAAACGTCAGCGCTCCGCCTGGCTGCCAGCAGAGGACACACAGGGTGCGTGGAGGAGCTGCTGTTCAGGGATGCCGAGGTGAACGCAGACCCCGGGGGAAGCACGGCCCTCCATGATGCCTGCATAGGAGGCCATACGGTCtgtgtccagctgctgctgTCTCATGGAGCAGATCCTGAGGTGCTGTCAGCAGATGGCAGCGCTCCACTACACCTCAGCACCACTGCCCAGTCATTCCA GTGTGCTGAGCTGCTGTTACAGAAAGGTGCAGAGATCAACGTGAGGTCGAGGGAGTCCAGACTCACACCGCTGCACCTCGCTGCTCGGCGAGGCCTGGAGGAGCACGTGGAGCTCTTCCTCAACCACGGAGCCGACGTGTTGGCCACGAATCAGGAGGGAGAGACCCCCCTGAATGCTGCTTGCTCTGGCGCTGAGAGGCCCTCTGAGGCGGGCCAGTATTTACGTGTGATTCAAAACCTGCTGGGTGCAGGAGCTGACCCCAGGACTGCGGGGAAGAAGAAGCACACGCCCCTGCACAATGCTTGTGCAAATTGCTGCCCACGGGTTGCAGAGATCCTGCTGCAGCATGGAGCCTGGGCAGATGTGTCCAACAGTGCAGGATACACACCAATGGACTGTTTGTTGCAG gTGGTTGAAGATTACCCGGACCAGCAACCAGAAGCAATAGCACAGTCACTTCTTAATCATGGAGCAAAGCCAGTTTCACCAACG ATGCTAAAACAGTGCGTCCTCTCTCCTGCCACTCTGGAGGTGATGTTGAACTCGTAcacatccatccctccctgtgAGTGGATGGATTCTCTGTGCACCGAGATATATGAG GAGCATCGCTCGTTCTTCGACTTGGTGCGCCAGCAGAGCGGTCAGCCACGCTCTCTGCAGCATCTCTGTCGTTGTGTACTGCGTCTGAACTTTGGAGCACGGTGTCACTCAGTGATCAGTAAACTGGACATTCCCAGCTCAGTGAGGGGTTACCTCCTGCTGTGTAGCGACGGGACGCTCCAGTGA